One window of the Arthrobacter sp. D5-1 genome contains the following:
- a CDS encoding putative RNA methyltransferase → MLSEAVAALRCPLCQGALQLKEDPQRTLACASGHLFDSAKQGYFNLLTGKGTVFESDTAAMVAARHRFLDAGHYAALAAAVAEEAAGALRLPGAVVLDAGTGTGHYLHAVVEESGAAAIGLDISKFALRRAARLNPQAANLVWDIWRPLPVADNSVDVVMVVFAPRNPAEFARVTRPGGKLIVVTPRPGHLAEVAARTGMLGIEEGKEERLADTMKEYFSPAAVYGLDVPLELTGPQLGDLAYMGPAGHHLRDQGQMGEPTGSVSTTAKFRINVFTVP, encoded by the coding sequence ATGTTGTCCGAAGCCGTCGCTGCCCTCCGTTGTCCGCTGTGCCAAGGAGCGCTCCAGCTGAAGGAAGATCCGCAGAGGACGTTGGCTTGCGCGTCCGGGCACCTTTTCGACTCCGCCAAACAGGGGTACTTCAATCTGTTGACAGGCAAGGGAACAGTCTTTGAATCCGACACTGCAGCCATGGTGGCAGCACGTCACCGGTTCCTGGACGCAGGCCACTACGCTGCTTTAGCCGCCGCCGTCGCCGAAGAAGCGGCCGGCGCGCTCCGCCTTCCCGGTGCGGTGGTTCTGGATGCAGGCACCGGCACAGGTCACTACCTCCACGCGGTTGTCGAAGAATCCGGGGCTGCTGCGATCGGCCTGGACATCTCCAAGTTCGCGCTCCGCAGGGCGGCCCGGCTCAACCCCCAGGCGGCAAACCTCGTGTGGGACATTTGGCGTCCATTACCGGTGGCTGACAATTCGGTGGACGTGGTCATGGTGGTCTTTGCCCCGCGCAACCCAGCCGAGTTCGCGAGGGTCACCCGCCCAGGCGGGAAACTGATCGTGGTGACACCCCGGCCGGGCCATCTCGCCGAGGTTGCTGCCAGGACAGGAATGCTGGGCATCGAAGAGGGCAAGGAGGAACGTCTGGCTGACACCATGAAGGAGTATTTCAGCCCCGCTGCGGTGTACGGACTGGATGTGCCCTTGGAGCTGACCGGACCGCAGCTGGGCGACCTCGCCTACATGGGTCCTGCCGGCCACCATCTCCGGGATCAGGGACAGATGGGTGAGCCCACTGGTTCTGTGTCCACCACCGCGAAATTCCGGATCAACGTCTTTACCGTGCCCTGA